A genomic region of Bernardetia sp. ABR2-2B contains the following coding sequences:
- a CDS encoding AIR synthase-related protein: protein MTSRYSQRGVSSQKEDVHAAIKSVDKGIFPKAFCKIIPDILGGDEEYCNIMHADGAGTKSSLAYLYWKETGDLSVWKGIAQDAVIMNIDDLICVGATDNILLSSTIGRNKNLITGEVIAKIINGTEELLENLREQGITIFSTGGETADVGDLVRTIIVDSTVTARMKRNDVISTDKISEGDVIVGLESFGQATYESEYNGGMGSNGLTSARHDVLTKKYAEKYPESFDNSVPSELVYSGSRSLTDIYEKLPKDIKTDIGKLILSPTRTYAPVVKEILNKIREHIHGMIHCSGGAQTKILHFVNNSQNLHIIKDSLFETPPLFELIQSESKTDWKEMYQVFNMGHRLEIYLPKEHAQTVIDISKSFGIDAKVIGRVEKNDGEGKKLTISSAHGEFIY, encoded by the coding sequence ATGACTTCTCGTTATTCACAACGTGGTGTTTCTTCACAAAAAGAAGATGTACACGCAGCCATCAAATCTGTCGATAAAGGAATTTTTCCGAAAGCATTTTGTAAGATAATCCCAGATATTTTGGGAGGAGATGAAGAATACTGCAATATAATGCACGCAGACGGTGCAGGTACAAAATCATCTTTGGCTTATTTGTATTGGAAAGAAACGGGAGATTTGTCGGTTTGGAAAGGAATTGCACAAGATGCTGTCATTATGAATATTGATGATTTGATTTGTGTGGGAGCAACCGATAATATTTTGCTTTCTTCTACCATTGGTCGCAACAAAAATCTAATTACAGGCGAAGTTATCGCCAAAATAATCAACGGAACAGAAGAATTATTAGAAAATCTTAGAGAACAAGGAATTACCATTTTCAGTACAGGAGGAGAAACAGCAGATGTAGGTGATCTTGTCCGTACAATCATCGTCGATAGCACCGTAACAGCACGAATGAAACGAAACGATGTTATCAGCACAGACAAAATAAGCGAAGGCGACGTGATTGTAGGTTTAGAATCGTTTGGACAAGCGACTTACGAATCAGAATACAACGGAGGAATGGGAAGCAATGGCTTAACCTCTGCAAGACACGACGTTTTGACTAAAAAATATGCCGAGAAGTACCCAGAAAGTTTTGATAACTCCGTCCCTAGCGAACTTGTTTATAGTGGTTCTAGGAGTTTGACAGATATTTATGAAAAGCTTCCAAAGGACATCAAAACAGATATTGGAAAATTGATTTTATCGCCTACACGCACGTATGCGCCAGTAGTGAAAGAGATTTTGAATAAAATTAGAGAACATATACATGGAATGATTCATTGTTCGGGAGGAGCGCAAACCAAAATTCTTCATTTTGTTAATAATTCTCAGAATTTACATATTATAAAAGATTCTTTATTCGAAACACCACCACTTTTTGAGTTGATTCAATCAGAAAGCAAAACAGATTGGAAAGAAATGTATCAAGTCTTCAATATGGGACACCGTTTAGAGATTTATCTTCCAAAAGAACATGCTCAAACGGTTATTGATATTTCAAAATCGTTTGGAATTGATGCAAAAGTAATTGGTAGAGTAGAAAAGAATGACGGCGAAGGTAAAAAGCTGACTATTTCTTCTGCTCACGGAGAGTTTATATACTAA
- a CDS encoding AraC family transcriptional regulator: protein MKILTSGKYYGRKESEVNVDKLILSEYDYRSARTDWHYHENPYFMYLLQGNVYDTNKKVTTHCTSGSLIFHNWQETHYNEKATTQARGFHLEFPRSWFEQKKLDSNLWEGSQLINNPTSHYLLAKLYFEFRCQDIYSDISIELLTLQLCETIEKNEFYEKEKQPIWINSLRQILNEDSENLNLKLLSNQLGVHPVHISRAVPKYFGSSLGDYIRQQKIKKALSYIFSKNYSLTEIAHLCGFSDQSHFTRTFKIYLNKTPSQFSKQVF from the coding sequence ATGAAAATTCTGACATCAGGTAAATATTATGGTAGAAAAGAGTCTGAAGTTAATGTTGATAAACTGATTTTGTCTGAATATGATTATCGTTCGGCTCGTACAGATTGGCATTATCACGAAAACCCATACTTTATGTACTTGCTTCAAGGTAATGTATATGATACAAATAAGAAAGTAACGACACATTGTACTTCTGGTAGTTTGATTTTCCACAACTGGCAAGAAACTCATTACAACGAAAAAGCGACTACACAAGCAAGAGGTTTTCATTTAGAATTTCCTAGAAGTTGGTTTGAACAAAAAAAGTTAGATAGTAATCTTTGGGAAGGCAGCCAACTTATCAACAATCCTACATCACACTATCTACTGGCAAAACTTTACTTTGAGTTTCGGTGTCAAGATATATATTCAGATATTTCTATTGAATTATTGACGCTTCAACTGTGTGAAACGATAGAAAAAAATGAATTTTATGAAAAGGAAAAACAGCCTATTTGGATTAATTCGCTACGACAAATACTTAATGAAGATTCAGAAAACTTGAATTTAAAGTTGCTTTCTAATCAGTTAGGCGTTCATCCTGTACATATTTCAAGAGCAGTTCCTAAGTATTTTGGAAGTTCATTAGGAGATTATATTCGCCAACAAAAAATCAAAAAAGCATTAAGTTATATTTTTTCAAAAAATTATTCCCTAACAGAAATTGCTCATTTGTGTGGTTTTTCAGACCAAAGTCATTTTACACGCACTTTCAAAATCTATCTCAACAAAACTCCTAGTCAGTTTTCTAAACAGGTGTTTTAA
- a CDS encoding serine hydrolase: MYKIIFTFFCYFLASQISFAQLDFSKENISKNPLFSKLDSTIKAGKYEQITSVLVAHNGNLIFEKYYNDTDSNSMHNTRSATKTMASLLTGIAIKKGYINSEKDKIFKYLQHKLPTQNADKRKEEVTIEDLLTMSSVMECDDYNSFSRGNEERMYLIEDWTSFFIDLPIRAYTFEPKPENQPYGRSFRYCSAGAATMAEILERSINMKLDSFAYHNLFKPLGIKDYKLDYNPEGILNTAGGSEYRSRDFLKLIQMCLNDGKWNNQEILEKSWLEKATTPKVKVYEGLEYGYLFWLKSFGQEKMYKAFCMAGNGGQKILAIPELGVSVVITTTNYGNGNGHNYTDEIMNAFVIPVIEN; this comes from the coding sequence ATGTATAAAATTATCTTCACTTTCTTCTGCTATTTTTTAGCAAGTCAAATTTCATTTGCTCAATTAGATTTTTCTAAAGAAAACATAAGCAAAAACCCTCTATTTTCAAAACTAGATAGTACAATAAAGGCAGGAAAATATGAACAAATAACAAGCGTTTTGGTCGCTCACAATGGCAATTTGATTTTTGAAAAATATTATAATGATACAGATTCAAACTCAATGCACAATACTCGTTCGGCAACAAAAACAATGGCGAGTTTACTGACAGGAATTGCTATAAAAAAAGGGTATATCAATTCTGAAAAAGATAAAATATTCAAGTATTTACAGCACAAACTACCTACGCAAAATGCTGATAAAAGAAAAGAGGAAGTTACGATAGAAGACTTACTCACTATGAGTTCTGTAATGGAATGTGATGACTACAACAGTTTTTCTAGGGGAAATGAAGAAAGAATGTACTTGATAGAAGACTGGACAAGTTTTTTTATTGATTTGCCTATACGAGCTTATACATTTGAGCCAAAACCAGAAAATCAGCCTTATGGACGTTCTTTTCGTTATTGTTCGGCTGGAGCTGCAACTATGGCAGAGATTTTAGAGCGAAGTATAAATATGAAATTAGATTCTTTTGCTTATCATAACCTTTTCAAACCTCTTGGTATTAAAGATTACAAATTAGATTATAATCCAGAAGGAATTTTGAATACAGCAGGAGGAAGTGAATATAGAAGTAGAGATTTTTTGAAACTGATTCAGATGTGTTTGAATGACGGAAAGTGGAATAACCAAGAAATTTTAGAAAAATCTTGGTTAGAAAAAGCAACTACACCAAAAGTAAAAGTTTATGAAGGACTTGAATATGGATATTTATTTTGGCTAAAAAGTTTTGGGCAAGAAAAAATGTATAAAGCATTTTGTATGGCTGGAAACGGTGGACAGAAAATACTAGCAATACCAGAATTAGGCGTAAGTGTCGTAATAACAACAACTAATTATGGAAATGGAAACGGACATAATTATACAGATGAAATAATGAATGCGTTTGTTATTCCTGTAATAGAAAATTAA